In Streptomyces sp. NBC_01231, the sequence CCCGGCGTCCGTCAGCCGGGAGCCGCGCGGCGAACGGTCCACCAGCGCCACCCCCAGCTGGCGTTCCATGGAGCGGATCCGGCTGCTGGCGGCAGGCTGCGTGATCCCCACCTCCCGCGCCGCCCCGCCCAGGCTGCCGAGCCGCGCCACCGCCAGCAGCAGCTCCAGCGCCCCGAGATCCGGCACCCGGTGCCCGAGCGAGCCGCCGCCCCCCACCGCGCGCGCCTGTCCCTCGCCCTGCTGCCCCTCCGCGCCGCTCATAAAGACAGCTTATGCCCTGACAGGGCCATACTCCCTGGCTGCGGCCCCGCGACGACGGGACCGTGAAGACATGCTCACCGCTGCCCGGCCGACCCAGCCCTCAGCGCTCGGGCGACCCCTGGTGCCGCACCTGCCGCCCGGACAGCCACGGCGGCCCCTGCCGGGCGTTCATCTTCCCGATCGGCACCGACCACCCGCCCCGCACACCGCGCGCGGCCCGATCAGCGGCGAGCTGCTCGCAGCGCCTCGTCCAGCGCCCGTGGCGCCTCGGCCAGTGACGGCCCGTACCACGTCAGGTGCCGTCCGCTGACGAGCGCGCAGGGCACTCCCGGGAAGGCCTCCGGACCGTCGTCGGCCGTGAAGCGGTAGGGCTCGTCCGGGAGGACGACCACGTCCGGGGTGGCGGCCCGCAGTTCCTCGACCGGGATCCGCGGATAGCGCTCGCTGTGGGCGGCGTACAGGTGGTCGACACCCAGGCGGGCCAGGACGTCGCCCGCGAAGGTGTCCCGGCCCAGCACCATCCACGGCCGCCGCCAGATCGGTACCACCGCTGTCGTACGGCGTTCGGGTGCTCGCAGGACCGACCAGGCCTCCTCCGCCTCCGTCAGCCAGCGCGGCCGGTGCCCCGCCCCGCACGCGTCGAGCACCCGCGCCAACTCTCCGAAGGCCTGCGGTACCCCGCGCACCTCCGTCACCAGCACCTCGACTCCGGCCGTGCGCAGCGCCGCCAGGTCGGGGGCACGGTTCTCCTCCTCGTTGGCGATCACCAGATCGGGGGCGAGCGCGACGATCCGGTCGACGTCGGGGTTCTTGGTACCGCCGACGCGGGCGACGTCGAGGTCCGCCGGATGTGTGCACCAGTCCGTGGCGCCGACGAGGGCGCCGGGGACGGTGACGGCGACGGCCTCCGTGAGCGACGGGACGAGCGAGACGACCCGCACTACCGCTGCCGGTCCTGGACCGCCTCGATGTGTTCGGCGACCGCGACGACGATCACGCGGGTGTCGGCCACCGTCGCCCGCCAGCGGTGGCGGACGCCGCCGGTGAGGTACAGGGTGTCGCCGCGGCCCAGCCGGTACGCGCGGCCCTCCGCCTCGATCTCCACGGCGCCGTCGGCCACGTACAGCAACTGGTCGTTGCGGTACTGGAACTCACGGCCCGCCTCGTGGTCGCCGGTGAACTCCGAGGCGTGCATCTGATGGTGGCCGCGCACCAGGGACCGCACCTGGGGCACGAGCAGCGGCTCGAGACCCTCCGCGCGGACCACGTCGACACTGCACGCCGGGTCGGCGGCGGCCAGGAGTTCCACGGCGGTGGTGCGCAGGGCGTCGGCGACCTTTTCGAGTGAGGTCTGGCTGGGGCGCGCGCGTTCGTTCTCGATCTGGCTCAGGAAGGGGACCGACAGACCGCTGCGTTCGGCCACGACGGCGAGGGTGAGCTCCAGCGCGCGGCGTCGGCGGCGCACGGCCGCGCCCACCCGCAGAGGCTGTTCTTTGTGGTCGCCCATCGCTACGGCTCCCTCCTCGGCTCGTCGGTCCACTTGTTCCAGTGCCCCGGCTCGGGCACTTCGCTCCTGATGACCTGTCTGCACCCTACGCATGTTCGGCAACACGTTTCACGCGGCCGTCACATCTGCCTCCCGCGACCCACGGTCCGACTCACGGTTCGCGCCAGTGGACCGTCCCGGGATCAGCCGGGCGAACGCCCGGATCGCCGCCCTCGCGCGGGGTGGCGGGCGTACGTCCACCGGCTGCTCAAACGATACGGCGAAGCTTGGGCAGGGACGTAGCTCTATGTGGTTGGCCGGATCGTTTCGTGTGGTTGGGCATGACCCGAGGGGTGGACCCCACCACACGCTGTCAGGACGCGTGGGGAGGCCCACCCCTCGGGCGGCTTCGGTACGGCGGTTACTGCGGGGTCATCCGGTCGACCATCTCCGGGTGCTCCTTCAGCCAGGCGGCGACCGCCTCCTGCTCCTTGCCCTGGCCGCGCTGGGTGATCTCGGCCTCCAGGGTCTTCAACTGTTGGTGTTTTTGGGCAGGTCCGCGGCGCCGTCGCCGAGGCGATCCGGCATCTGGCCGCCAAAGCGGGTGTCACGGTGGTGACTGTCCCGACCCGGGGCCCCTCCGCCCACTGGCCGGGGCCACGATGCTGACGAGCGCACGAAGGGCGCCAGCCCAACCGGAACAGTCAGCGAGGTGGGCTTGCCCACAGGGCGA encodes:
- a CDS encoding XRE family transcriptional regulator — translated: MGDHKEQPLRVGAAVRRRRRALELTLAVVAERSGLSVPFLSQIENERARPSQTSLEKVADALRTTAVELLAAADPACSVDVVRAEGLEPLLVPQVRSLVRGHHQMHASEFTGDHEAGREFQYRNDQLLYVADGAVEIEAEGRAYRLGRGDTLYLTGGVRHRWRATVADTRVIVVAVAEHIEAVQDRQR
- a CDS encoding helical backbone metal receptor; the encoded protein is MRVVSLVPSLTEAVAVTVPGALVGATDWCTHPADLDVARVGGTKNPDVDRIVALAPDLVIANEEENRAPDLAALRTAGVEVLVTEVRGVPQAFGELARVLDACGAGHRPRWLTEAEEAWSVLRAPERRTTAVVPIWRRPWMVLGRDTFAGDVLARLGVDHLYAAHSERYPRIPVEELRAATPDVVVLPDEPYRFTADDGPEAFPGVPCALVSGRHLTWYGPSLAEAPRALDEALRAARR